One region of Carya illinoinensis cultivar Pawnee chromosome 8, C.illinoinensisPawnee_v1, whole genome shotgun sequence genomic DNA includes:
- the LOC122318594 gene encoding transcription initiation factor IIF subunit beta-like, translated as MMDEAHGHGIGSSSSNVDTAKAERSVWLMKCPVVVAKSWQSHPHSDPHPLAKVVLSLDPLHPDDSSSLQFTMEMAGTEAGSIPKSYSLNMFKDFVPMCIFSETNQGKVAMEGKVEHKFDMKPHGENIEEYGRVCRERTSKSNRKSRQIRVIDNDRGVHMRPMPGMVGLISSTSKDKKKTTPVKQSDVKRTRRDRGELEDIMFKLFERQPNWALKQLVQETDQPAQFLKEILNELCVYNKRGTNQGTYELKPEYKKAVEDTTAE; from the exons atgatggaTGAAGCGCATGGTCATGGTATTGGTAGTAGCAGTAGTAACGTGGATACAGCGAAGGCCGAGAGATCGGTTTGGCTCATGAAGTGCCCGGTGGTGGTTGCCAAGTCGTGGCAGAGTCATCCCCATTCTGATCCCCACCCTCTCGCCAAGGTCGTCCTCTCCCTTGATCCTCTCCACCCCGATGATTCCTCTTCCCTCCAG TTCACAATGGAGATGGCTGGTACCGAGGCAGGGAGCATTCCTAAAAGTTATTCTTTGAATATGTTTAAAGATTTTGTTCCTATGTGTATCTTTTCTGAGACAAATCAAG GTAAGGTTGCAATGGAAGGAAAGGTAGAGCATAAGTTTGACATGAAACCCCATGGTGAAAACATTGAAGAGTATGGAAGAGTGTGCCGTGAAAGGACAAGCAAGTCCAATAGAAAGAGTAGACAAATACGG GTCATTGACAACGATCGTGGAGTACATATGAGGCCCATGCCTGGAATGGTTGGCTTGATTTCATCCACTTCCAAG GATAAGAAGAAAACTACACCGGTTAAGCAGTCAGACGTAAAAAGAACTAGAAGGGATCGTGGGGAGCTGGAGGATATAATGTTCAAACTATTTGAAAGACAACCAAATTGGGCCTTGAAGCAGCTCGTCCAAGAGACAGATCAACCTGCA CAATTCTTGAAGGAGATACTCAACGAGCTGTGTGTGTACAATAAAAGGGGAACTAACCAAGGAACTTACGAGCTTAAGCCAGAATACAAGAAAGCTGTTGAAGATACAACTGCTGAATAA